A region of Maridesulfovibrio sp. DNA encodes the following proteins:
- a CDS encoding rod shape-determining protein has protein sequence MVWAKLMSFFGKDLAMDLGTANTLLYTPKDGIILNEPSVVALDARDESVIAVGKEAKEYLGRTPDKIKAIRPMKDGVIADFEVTKKMIAFFIKKAIKGRNLVKPKIIICVPTGITQVEKRAVIESGQQAGAREVRLIEEPMAAAIGAGLNIHEPEGNMVVDIGGGTTEVAVITLSSVAHSQSVRVAGDEMNMAIMRYMQDEFKLLVGENTAERAKIQIGSAMELPEPLTMTVSGRNLLDGKPKSIEINDAQIREAIADPVAAIVHSVRVALEHTQPELVADIASNGLLLAGGGALLKGLDELIHRESSLKVIIDNDPLTTVVRGTGLSLQKNKGFEKVYIN, from the coding sequence ATGGTATGGGCTAAATTAATGAGCTTTTTCGGCAAGGATCTTGCCATGGATCTGGGCACGGCAAATACGCTGCTCTACACTCCGAAGGATGGAATTATCCTCAACGAACCTTCTGTCGTAGCCCTTGATGCCCGTGATGAATCTGTGATTGCCGTGGGCAAGGAGGCCAAGGAATATCTTGGTCGTACCCCGGATAAAATTAAAGCAATCCGTCCCATGAAGGACGGTGTTATAGCCGATTTCGAAGTTACCAAAAAAATGATCGCTTTTTTTATCAAGAAGGCAATCAAGGGACGAAATCTGGTCAAGCCCAAAATCATCATCTGTGTTCCAACCGGAATTACTCAGGTTGAGAAAAGGGCGGTAATTGAGTCCGGTCAACAGGCCGGGGCACGGGAAGTCCGCCTTATAGAAGAACCCATGGCCGCAGCCATCGGTGCCGGACTGAACATCCATGAACCTGAGGGGAATATGGTTGTGGATATCGGCGGCGGGACAACCGAAGTTGCCGTGATCACTCTTTCTTCTGTTGCACACAGTCAGTCTGTACGCGTTGCCGGAGATGAGATGAATATGGCGATCATGCGTTACATGCAGGATGAATTTAAACTGCTTGTAGGTGAGAACACAGCCGAGAGAGCAAAAATCCAGATCGGTTCCGCAATGGAATTGCCTGAACCGTTGACCATGACTGTATCAGGGCGCAATTTGCTGGACGGTAAACCCAAGTCCATTGAAATCAATGACGCGCAGATCAGGGAGGCTATTGCTGATCCTGTGGCGGCTATTGTTCATTCTGTACGTGTGGCATTGGAGCACACCCAGCCAGAGCTGGTGGCTGATATTGCCAGCAACGGACTTCTTTTGGCCGGCGGCGGAGCATTACTTAAAGGTCTTGACGAGCTTATACACCGTGAAAGCTCTCTCAAAGTAATTATTGATAATGATCCACTGACTACTGTCGTTCGCGGTACCGGCTTAAGCCTTCAGAAAAACAAAGGCTTTGAGAAAGTCTACATTAATTAA
- a CDS encoding DUF6485 family protein yields MSLEGCANIKNNKIDCPCTYSGCPRAGACCECITYHRAKDQLPACYFTPEQEKTYNRSIDYFIECRTK; encoded by the coding sequence ATGAGTTTAGAAGGCTGCGCCAATATTAAAAATAACAAGATCGATTGCCCCTGCACGTACAGTGGCTGCCCCCGTGCCGGAGCGTGTTGCGAATGCATCACGTATCACCGCGCCAAGGATCAGCTTCCCGCTTGCTACTTTACACCGGAGCAGGAAAAAACGTATAATCGGAGCATTGATTATTTCATCGAGTGCAGGACTAAATAG
- a CDS encoding GAF domain-containing protein — MPRNEILINILSIVCNVFEAHSVVLYLPDGQHGYSLSTYFSLGDDISPKGTPLLKKSLAGIVIGKNEPLFINNMDRKGATTIGYYENREDSKVKAFMGTPLEQSLGAICLDSKRTYSFSTKDLKILSQFGKMITSMLSCIRSVDADGRKNEYFMTLKLLHDLRKRQPKWNAFLDNLLNMTASTSGFSHSFLTVVDPRGTSFYVEGENKPILHKGDSRTASFPLGSGLVGWVYKNNEPMFIEENNAGQAASSLLGASASTVDFMSVICLPLVFRRKTRGVLVLADEAPKRIDEDLKDFLFMVSEYLNQFLENLFLKSKLAEARTALQKITPAKTDTVLINDY, encoded by the coding sequence ATGCCTAGAAACGAAATCCTTATTAATATCCTCAGCATTGTCTGTAATGTTTTTGAGGCGCACAGCGTAGTCCTCTACCTTCCTGATGGACAGCACGGCTATTCACTGTCGACCTATTTCAGCCTTGGGGATGATATCTCCCCCAAGGGGACTCCTTTGTTGAAAAAGAGTCTTGCGGGAATCGTTATTGGAAAAAACGAACCGCTCTTTATCAATAATATGGACCGCAAGGGAGCCACCACAATCGGATACTATGAAAACCGCGAGGACTCCAAGGTCAAAGCGTTCATGGGCACTCCGCTGGAACAGTCCCTTGGAGCCATCTGTCTTGACAGTAAGCGGACCTACTCTTTCAGCACCAAGGATTTGAAAATTCTTTCCCAGTTTGGAAAGATGATTACATCCATGCTTTCCTGTATCCGTTCAGTAGACGCAGACGGCCGTAAAAATGAATATTTCATGACTCTCAAGCTGCTTCACGACCTGCGAAAACGTCAGCCCAAATGGAATGCTTTTCTGGACAACCTTTTGAACATGACCGCAAGTACCAGTGGATTTTCACATTCTTTTCTGACTGTTGTTGATCCGAGAGGTACTTCTTTCTATGTGGAAGGGGAAAACAAACCAATTTTGCATAAAGGTGATTCCAGAACCGCTTCTTTTCCTCTGGGCAGCGGGCTTGTTGGTTGGGTATACAAGAACAACGAACCCATGTTTATTGAAGAAAATAACGCCGGACAGGCTGCATCCAGTCTTCTTGGAGCCAGTGCAAGTACCGTTGATTTCATGAGTGTTATATGTCTGCCTCTTGTTTTCAGGCGTAAGACCAGGGGAGTTCTTGTACTTGCCGATGAAGCACCGAAACGTATTGATGAAGATTTGAAGGATTTCCTGTTTATGGTATCTGAGTATCTGAATCAATTTCTTGAGAATCTTTTTCTAAAAAGCAAACTTGCAGAAGCAAGGACCGCCTTGCAGAAAATTACCCCTGCCAAAACCGATACGGTTTTGATTAACGATTATTAA